The genomic segment ACACCGGTCTGCACACCAAGGGCTGGACCCGTCAGCAGGCCATCGACTACCTGAAGGAAAACACCGCTCTGGCGCAGCTCGACATCGAAAACGAAGTCGACCGCTATATCGCCTGGCCGGGTCAGGCCCTGGCCTACAAGATCGGCGAGTTGAAGATGCGCGAAATGCGGGCGCTGGCCGAGAGCGAACTGGGCGCGGACTTCGATCAGCGCACCTTCCACGACACCATTCTCAACATGGGCTCGGTGCCGCTCTCGACCTTCGAGCGCGAAATGCGTGGCTATATCGACGCGGAAAAGACCCGCGTTGCGGCCAAGAAGACCTCAGGCAAGTAAGCGGGAGCGGGGACGATGAAGAACGGGGTGAAGGCAGTTCTGGCTGCCACGATGCTGCTTGCCCAGCCGGTATGGGTTCTGCCTGCACTGGCGGCGCCGGAAGTGGCCGATTATGAAAAGGCCATTGGTCTGCGCGATGCGTGGTCCGGCCTGACGCGCGATATTGCCGAGCCGGCGCAATGGATCGAAGGTACGCAAACCTTCGTCTACCGCAAGTCGGTCGAAGGGGGTTTTCAGTTCATTCTGATGGACGCGACGACGGGGCAGAAGCGCGTAGCCTTCGATCATGACCGGCTGGCGGCGGCGTTCAATGCGGCGGTGGGGACGAACTTCACCGGCCTGACCCTGCCGTTTACCGCGCCCTTCTCCACGACGAATTTCAGCGACGGCGGCCGCAAGCTGTCGATCCGCTGGGATGAAGCCATGTGGAACTGCGATCTTGTCGCCTATAAGTGCGAAAAGGCCGTGCGCAACCGTCAGGGCCGCGGCTTCTCAGGCGTGGTGCGTGACCTGAAGACGCCTGCCGATAATACGCCCAAACTCTCGCCGGACGGCAAGTGGCTGGCCTTCGTCGATAATTTCAACGTCGCCATCAAGCCCAAGGCGGGCGGCGAGACGATCCGCCTGTCCACCGATGGCTCCGAAGGCCTGTTCTACGACCCGGAATCGATCCAGTGGTCGCCGGATTCCCAGAAGATCGTGGTGCTGCGCGTTCAGCCGGGCTTCCGCCGCGAAGTGGTGCGGGTGATCTCTTCACCGAAGGATCAGGTCCAGCCCAAGATCGATATCCAGCTTTACCCGAAGCCCGGTGACGCCATCGACATCGACCGTCCTGTCCTGTTCGACGTGACGACGAAAAAGCAGACGCATATCCCGTACGATCTGTTCTCCAACCCGCTGCGTCTGCGCGATCTGACGTGGCGCAAGGACAGCAAGGGTCTGCGTTTCGAGTACGATCAGCGCGGCCATCAGGTCTATCGCCTGATCGAGGCCGATGCCGCGACCGGCAAGACCCGCGTGGTTGCCGAAGATACGTCGGACACCTTCATCAACGCCTATGGCCGCCGCTACAGCTACGATGTCGGCGGAGAAGGCCGTGAACTGATCTGGATGTCCGAACGCGACGGCTGGAACCATCTCTATCTGTACGATGCGACGACCGGCAAGGTGAAGACCCAGATCACCAAAGGCGAGTTCGTGGTGCGTCAGGTGCTCAAGGTCGATGAGAAGAAGCGTCAGATCTATTTCGCCGCCAACGGTATGCGCAAGGGCGAAGACCCGTACTTCCAGCACTTCTACCGCATCGATTTCGACGGCAAGAACCTGACGCCGCTGACATCGGCTCCGGCCTTCCACGACGTGGCCTTCTCTTCGGATATGCAGTTCTACACCGATACCTATTCGCGCGTGGACATGCCGAACGTGATGGAACTGCGTCGTGTGTCGGACAACAGCCTCGTCTCGACGGTCGAAAAAGGCGACATTTCGCGCCTGACCGCCGCCGGTTTCAAGCCGCCGGAAGTCTTCACGGCCAAGGGCCGCGACGGCAAGACCGACATCTGGGGCGTCATCGTGCGCCCTACCCATTTCGATCCGAACAAGAAGTATCCGGTCATCGAAAACATCTATGCCGGGCCGCATTCGTCCTTCGTGCCCAAGACCTTCTGGCCCTTCGGCCCGCACTCCAGCGGCGACAAGGTGATCGGTATGCAGGCGCTGGCCGATATGGGCTTTATCGTCGTGCAGATCGACGGCATGGGGACGCAGAACCGTTCCAAGGCCTTCCATGACGTCGCCTGGAAGAACCTGCAGGATGCCGGTTTCCCCGACCGCATCGCGTGGCACAAGGCGGCGGCCGCCAGGTACGGTTCTTACGACATCAGCCGCGTCGGCATCTATGGCGGCTCCGCCGGCGGTCAGAACACGCTGAGCGCGCTGGAAGAATTCCCGGACTTCTACAAGGCCGGCGTCGCCTATGCCGGTTGTTTCGACAACCGCATGGACAAGATCGGCTGGAATGAGGCGTGGAT from the Asticcacaulis sp. AND118 genome contains:
- a CDS encoding S9 family peptidase, which encodes MKNGVKAVLAATMLLAQPVWVLPALAAPEVADYEKAIGLRDAWSGLTRDIAEPAQWIEGTQTFVYRKSVEGGFQFILMDATTGQKRVAFDHDRLAAAFNAAVGTNFTGLTLPFTAPFSTTNFSDGGRKLSIRWDEAMWNCDLVAYKCEKAVRNRQGRGFSGVVRDLKTPADNTPKLSPDGKWLAFVDNFNVAIKPKAGGETIRLSTDGSEGLFYDPESIQWSPDSQKIVVLRVQPGFRREVVRVISSPKDQVQPKIDIQLYPKPGDAIDIDRPVLFDVTTKKQTHIPYDLFSNPLRLRDLTWRKDSKGLRFEYDQRGHQVYRLIEADAATGKTRVVAEDTSDTFINAYGRRYSYDVGGEGRELIWMSERDGWNHLYLYDATTGKVKTQITKGEFVVRQVLKVDEKKRQIYFAANGMRKGEDPYFQHFYRIDFDGKNLTPLTSAPAFHDVAFSSDMQFYTDTYSRVDMPNVMELRRVSDNSLVSTVEKGDISRLTAAGFKPPEVFTAKGRDGKTDIWGVIVRPTHFDPNKKYPVIENIYAGPHSSFVPKTFWPFGPHSSGDKVIGMQALADMGFIVVQIDGMGTQNRSKAFHDVAWKNLQDAGFPDRIAWHKAAAARYGSYDISRVGIYGGSAGGQNTLSALEEFPDFYKAGVAYAGCFDNRMDKIGWNEAWMGWPLDESYSRSSGVDNAYKLKGHVMLVVGELDMNVDPASTLQVVNALIKSRKDFDLIVAPNDGHGALRTTGDVNYGLRRQYDFFIRHLQGEATPQWNAQADTLPKMK